One Castanea sativa cultivar Marrone di Chiusa Pesio chromosome 4, ASM4071231v1 DNA window includes the following coding sequences:
- the LOC142631895 gene encoding mogroside I-E synthase-like encodes MEREQGATLTHVVVLSFPIQGHINPMLQFSKRLASKGLKVTVLSTNSIVKSMEGQASCVTIEPIADDSGEYPTVETMEAYTERFKVMFSHSLEDLIERNKSIGYATKLVVYDSILPWALEVAKQHGVGGAPFITQSCTIAAIFYHLFQGRITLPLQVSEVSLPSLPLLRIDDMPSFISQPDSYPLLLRLCVDEFRNFHEVNWVFCSSFDKLEEEVVSWISSQWPIKNIGPTIPSMYLDKRLKDDKNYDLSLFKPNVDACMKWLDLKDTGTVVYVSFGSLAALGEEQMEEVALGLKRSNKYFLWVVRETETKKLPTNFIEETTGRGLVVTWCPQLEVLSHKAVGCFVTHCGWNSTLEALSLGVPLVAMPQWNDQTTNSKFVMDVWKIGIRVKVDDKGMVTREEIELCINEVMGEKREEMKRIAIKWKKLAIEALDEGGSSDKNIDEFVEKITHT; translated from the exons atggagagagaaCAAGGAGCTACTCTTACCCATGTTGTTGTACTCTCTTTCCCTATACAAGGCCACATAAACCCAATGCTCCAATTCTCCAAACGCCTAGCTTCAAAGGGTCTCAAGGTGACCGTACTTTCCACCAACTCCATCGTCAAATCCATGGAAGGTCAAGCCAGCTGTGTCACAATTGAGCCGATTGCTGATGACTCTGGGGAGTATCCAACAGTAGAAACCATGGAAGCGTATACCGAGCGCTTCAAAGTCATGTTTTCACATAGTTTGGAAGACCTTATTGAGAGAAATAAAAGCATTGGATATGCTACTAAATTAGTTGTCTATGATAGCATTTTGCCTTGGGCACTAGAGGTAGCAAAACAACATGGTGTTGGTGGAGCTCCGtttataactcaatcatgcacAATTGCTGCCATCTTTTACCACTTGTTTCAGGGGAGAATTACGCTTCCTCTACAAGTTTCTGAAGTATCATTGCCTTCGCTGCCACTGCTAAGGATCGATGACATGCCGTCCTTCATTTCTCAGCCAGATTCATATCCACTTCTACTAAGACTTTGCGTGGATGAGTTCCGTAATTTCCATGAAGTGAATTGGGTATTTTGCAGCTCTTTTGATAAGTTGGAAGAGGAG GTGGTGAGCTGGATTTCAAGCCAATGGCCAATCAAGAACATAGGACCAACAATTCCATCAATGTACTTAGACAAGAGGTTGAAGGACGACAAGAATTACGATCTGAGCCTCTTCAAACCAAATGTTGATGCTTGCATGAAATGGCTGGATTTGAAGGATACTGGCACAGTTGTTTATGTATCTTTTGGAAGCTTGGCTGCCTTAGGAGAAGAGCAAATGGAAGAAGTAGCATTGGGCCTAAAGAGGAGTAATAAGTATTTCTTGTGGGTAGTTAGAGAGACGGAAACAAAGAAACTTCCTACCAACTTTATAGAGGAGACAACTGGGAGAGGTTTGGTGGTGACATGGTGCCCTCAATTAGAAGTTTTGTCTCATAAGGCTGTCGGCTGCTTCGTGACTCACTGTGGTTGGAACTCGACCCTCGAAGCACTGAGCTTGGGTGTGCCACTGGTGGCCATGCCACAATGGAATGACCAAACCACCAACTCTAAGTTTGTCATGGATGTGTGGAAGATCGGGATTAGGGTTAAGGTGGATGACAAAGGCATGGTCACAAGAGAAGAAATTGAGCTCTGTATTAATGAGGTTATGGGAGAAAAGAGGGAGGAGATGAAAAGGATTGCAATAAAATGGAAGAAATTAGCTATTGAGGCTTTGGATGAAGGTGGAAGCTCTGATAAGAACATCGATGAGTTTGTAGAAAAAATTACGCACACCTAA